One Ictalurus furcatus strain D&B chromosome 22, Billie_1.0, whole genome shotgun sequence genomic window, CTGTGCAGGTGAGTCTGACACCAAAAAATAAGACGCAGTCAGATATCCAGTGTCTGCCGTCAGAGCGAACAGGTTAGTAAAGACACTGTTCAATCGTCCTCCTCCTTATTGGCCGGGTTTAAAACGCAGAACAGTAAAAATAAGATCTGctcattttattgttgttgtttatacagtcacagtgcattctgggtacaGTAATGTTGACTCAATCCCTTAGACGTCCAAGATCTTGCCTAAGAAATGTTGCTGTAGCTGTTAAAGTCATCAAACAACCCACAGGATAGCAACGAAGGGAAATAAAGAGACGTAGACGTACGTGTGTTTAAAAATAGTATCGTGAGACAGATCCATTTCATGTCctttcttaaacatttttttgttctctctctctctgcagtttcGAGTGCTGTTTGCCAACCTGATCGCCTTGTTCTGGAACGCCTACCTCACGTCCGTCAGGAAATGAAACCCCAGAGTTAATGTTGAAGTACGGTTACGTGGGGGTCAGTACTAACGAAACCAGTGTGTGCCTTTTTTAAAAGACGCGGTACTAGATCAGGTTTGACTTTccaagctttctaaaaaaaaaaaaaaaaaagagcatgaaCTACTGTCATGTTAGATATCATGAAGAGGAACTAGCAGATGGCTTCTTTGAAAGATCGGCAGCTTAATCACACAGAGTTAATGAGCGACTGTAATGCACACCCATTTTGccaagatttatttaaaaaaatatccaaaaaaCATCTGGTTTCATAATTTTCACACCTCAGCcgactgacttttttttattatttgcagaCGTGAAAATTTGTATCGAAGCAAGTGAAACAGTGTTAATTCTTATTTTGACAGTAATAATGCACTAATGCTGTTGTGCCACTGTCTCAGTCAACACTGATCGTAGCATTGTGTTCATTATAGTACTGCATTTTATAAGTTTGTAcagatgtttaataataaaaataataataatttgactcattaaatcatgtttttattGATTACAACCACACGTATGTTTGGAGCTTATGGTTacagaaatggaggaaatgtgTCATACCACAGcgatgttgaattctcaattctgattggtcaggtgtacaTGATGTGTCTTCcgttaatgaattaaaaaaactgtaatgttGGTGgcgatgtcactgactgttgtttttgggtttttcttcacagctctcacaatgtttccgtcatcagctgttgttttcccGTTCGGTGTCtgctgctcagtacaccagtggtttatttttttttccaggacattacgaaattgttgtattggctatgtccGATGTTTGTgaaatgcctctgattgatttgacctcttttctcagcttcaaaatgacttgctttgCTCCCATAGGCGGCTCcttgatcttcatgttggtttaacctttttaacagcaaatgcagtcttcacaggcgaaagCGAAGGTTCAAACCAAGagcagatgttcagagctatttattgtttaaacagtcaatctcaggacacacctgggtaacaagaaacacctgtcagtcacatattcaaatattttgctcaggaaataaaatctgacatTCGCAAATCTCgtctcattttcatctttttatctcaaacccaaatgtcttcagtctacagcaaaaaaacaaacgaattgGTCTTGCTGTTTTAACcactaacattttaaaacttttatgctaggttataaaataaacataagcaGCCTGTTTACTACccaaagcccccccccccccccgcccccccaaaaaaaatatttttacaccaCATCAGTAATTCCTTCTTAATCTGTTCAGGACTGAGGTGTTGTTCTGACTATGGCCTGTAGAGGGCACACACTTCCTGCTTTGAAAAGCCCAGTGCAGTTTTAGTGGGTTTTCCTGACTTCACACACTAGTTGCATTGTACTGTACAGTCTGTAGTCCTCCAAATCTTAGCTTACAACCATTCTGATAGAAATGGAGAACCATTTATTTAAGTTTCCCTTGATTTTCCTTTTTACTTGaacagtttttgtttgtctttttcagTCATATTAATGGAATCCCATAAAAACCGACCCTCATCAGAAGCACCTTTGGGACCATAAATACATTTATGGCAACAGGATAATAAAGAAACTTGCTTTCCTCCATCCATAATCACCCTTGAATTGCTGCTTAGACTTAGATCGTGTACAGTTTTCTTGATTTAGAACAAAATCTAAATTAATTAGGAATTCAGTTCTGAATCTGAATAGTCCAGAGAATTAATGCTGCAGTCTTCGTTCATCAGACATGCGTCAAGTTGTTTCAGACATGAGAAAGCGCCATGTGTTCACCTGCTTTAACCCAGATAATGTACCAAAATGGCTTTCGGtgggaaaaaaacaccaccaccagaTATATATGTTAATAAGGTTCAAAATGGAAAACTGTTCACTGAAGATCATATACTGTGATACACTGTGCATTATCATTGGGACATCTAGGTCcctgagaggggaaaaaaaaacctttacaaaACTGCggtttttatttggaaaaaaaatgctttgtggatagatgagaccaaaatagaattttttggtttaactgagaagcgttatgtttggagaaaggaaaacactgtatTCCAGCATAGGAATTTTatcctatctgtgaaacatgatggtggtagtctcatggtttggacctgttttgctgcatctgggccaggaagACTTGCTATCGTTGGTGGAACAATGAGTTCTGTAGTACTACCagcgatttctaaaggaaaatgtcaggacatctgtccatgaactgaatctcaagagaaagttggtcatgcagcaagacaacgatcctaaacaaacaagtcgttctaccaaacaatgtttaaagaagaataaagttaatgttttggaatggccaagtcaaagtcctgaccttaatccaatagaaatgttgtggaagaacctgaagcaagcagttcatgtgaggaaacccaccaacatcccagagttgaagctgttctgtactgaggaacgggataaaattcctccgagccgatgtgcaggactgatcaacagttaccccaaacgtttagttacagttattgctgcagatactgaaagcaaaagtgcacatacttttgccactcacagaaatgtaatattggatcattttcctcaagaaATAAATTACCTAGTATAATAGTTTTGTGGGAGTGCAGAGTGAAGGCCATGAGAATTTGTGTCTGGAAACCAGCTGCACAAAACATGACACGGCCTTACACTTCTAAACTAATTATAGTTTTTTATCCAATGGGTGATCGACaaattcatacttttttttataaacggGGCGTAGCTTTGTTGCGAGAAGAAGGATTTATAATTTGACTCGACGTGTAAGTGTCAGCAGAATCAAGTCAACATGCTACCATTCGTTCTGGCATCGGTGCTCATCGCTGGCGGTAAGCAGCCTCAACATCTGGACAGGCGTTCACATGACGTTTTTGCTTTTCATTCACCATTCTTTGCTAATTTTTAAAAGATGCAAACTggacgacaaaaaaaaaaaaaaaaacccaaaacaaattGTAAGGAAATTGTACAACTAGATCTCGCGGCAAATTTGCAAGAGCCGTTCAACTGGAGTTTACATAAGCGACGCGAGACAATTCAACACCacccttttgtgtaattttaatCTTAGACATTAGTGATAGGGAGAAACTTTTGGAACACACCACCACATTAGTAATGAACTGACTGATTATTGTGTTGATGCTTTAGCTTTGGGGTGCGGTGTTCCCCCCATCCAGCCCCTCAACACCCGCGTGGTCAATGGAGTGGACGCCATTCCTCACAGCTGGCCCTGGCAGGTAagccttctttcttttctctgtatttctctgtctttcctttGTTCTTTGTGTCTGGATCtgcaaacaggttttttttttttttttcctccacagatCTCTCTGCAGTACCTGCGAAATGATGAGTGGAGACACACTTGCGGAGGATCGCTGATCGCCACCAACTGGGTGATGACAGCTGCTCATTGTATCAAGTATGATGGTCTACTTCTTGATTGTATAGTATGATTCCGTAAGACAGCGCAGCTACCTGCTCCCGGACTATGTTAAATGTTttgcctccctctctctcgcagCAAACAGAACACCTACCGTGTGTATGTGGGAAAATACAACCTGGTGGAACAGGAGGCTGGATCCAAAGCCATGACTCCTGAGAAGATCATCGTTCACGAGAAGTGGAACCCCATCTTTGTAGCTTTCGGGTAAGAAGAAGCGCTTTGTAGTCATCTCATTAGGTCAGTGACTAAGAGTACCATCAGACTAAAAACCATTGTGAGCATTCCACCACTTCAACCATTGGTAAACGATGTACACGACGATGTGACTCTCGTGCTCGTCTATGTGATTGTGAATTCAGGTTTGACGTTGCTCTGATTAAACTCACTGAACACGTGACCCTGAGCGACACCGTGCGGTTGACCTGCTTGCCTCCTGCTGGTACCATCCTCCCCAACAACTACCCCTGCTACATCACTGGCTGGGGCAGAACCTCCAGTAAGTAGTTGTGATTCTGAGCTTGAGAAGGATGTGTTTTCTATCTACAGTGCGTTTTACCCGATGACTTTTATTCGTGACTGTTTATGTTTAGAAATCCTTTGGAATCGTTACGCATTGTGAATTCGAGTGTTCAGACCGAGTTGTGGTGTGTTCTAGCTGGAGGTCCCATCGCTGATAGGCTGCAGCAGGCTCTGATGCCTGTCGTTGACCACGCCACCTGCTCCAAACCCGACTGGTGGGGTCCTGGGCTGAAAGACACTCTGCTGTGCTCTGGTGGTGATGGCATCGTCGCTGGCTGCAACGTGAGTGACAGCATTCGATATTTTTAGTTACTGTGCTGTCGGTAATGATTAACGTCAacgtcagagagagagtgtgtgtgtaaattccCATGTAAACCTTCCATATGAAGCCAGTATCCGTGAATACTGCATACACGCAGGGCTATTTTACTAACACTGAAAGTTTCATCACAGATACGAGTTTGGTCTTAATTGGTCTCTTTTGGAAGGACACCAGTGATCAACTAATTATGTTGAGACAGTTTCAGCCAAAGAAGTGCCGCTCTCGTATGATGCACTCGTACCATCGCTGTTTCATCACCCGAATCATATCTGCCTAGTGGTGGTCCCTTTAACAACATAAATGAGGTTCCGTCAATAAATGCTTGGTATATGGCCTGCTGATTCTCTGCCAGGCTTCGAATTCATCTAATGCATTAATATCTGCTGTTTTCTggggatttgtttatttttgccattTAGCAAATatctacatttaatatttacatatccTGACTGTTCAGTCATGTAATGGTCTGCTTCCATGGAGTTTCAGCACATAATGCGAGTTAGCAGCAGTAGATCTAGAATCAGCGTTCTTGATCAACAACAACTGAGAaacaactccacacacacttttaccatTAATTGAagcttactgtgtgtgtgtgtgtgtgtgtgtgtgtgtgtgtgtgtgtgtgagagagagagagagtctgaaaCTTTACGGTAAGCTGATATTGAGGTGCTCTGTGCTGCAGGGTGACTCTGGTGGTCCTCTCAACTGTAAGAACGCACAGGGTGTGTGGGAAGTGCACGGCATCGCCAGCTTCGTCTCAGGCCTCGGCTGCAACTACGAGAAGAAACCCACTGTCTTCACCCGCGTGTCCGCCTACAACGACTGGATCAACCAGGTGACCGAGCAAACCACAATCTCACGAGCCTATAACTGTCACTACTATGACTATAACTACTATTACTAGTAATACtgccactactattactactacttctaatactaatatttatgctgctactactactattactactaatatgACTCTAACTAGTATTACTTTTACTACCTCTACTGCttcaactattactactacaacttccaccactactgccactactactactgccactactactatcactactactgccactactactatcactactactactactactatcactactactactactactatcactacttccaccactactaccactactactactgccactactactatcactacttccaccactactatcactactactatcactactactactaatactaatactactatcactactactactattactactatcactactactatcattaccactactactatcactactactactactactactactactattactacttccaccactactaccaccactactactatcatTACTTCCaccactactatcactactactactgccactactactatcactactactactactactactactacaacaacacctattactactatcactactactactactactactacaacaccACCtattactactatcactactactactactactactacaacaacacctattactactatcactactactactactactactacaacaacacctattactactatcactactactactacttccactactactaccaccactactactactacaactaccactactactacactatttccaccactactaccaccactactactactgctatcaCTAAttccaccactactaccaccactactactactgctatcaCTAAttccaccactactaccaccactactactactgctatcaCTAATTCCaccactactaacactactactactaccactaccactactactacttccactactactactactacttccactactgccactactactactactactactactactgctactattactactacttccactactactactatttactactaccaccactactactactacttccactactgccactactactacgactactactactactacttccacTACTGCcactactgccactactactactactactactactattactacttccactactacgactactactactactactacttccactactactactattactactactactactacttccactactgccactactactactactactactactactattactacttccactactgccactactactactactactactccttccactactgctactactcttaccacttccaccaccactactacttctactactgctactactactactactactacttccaccactactattactacgactgctactattactactactgctaaggTGTCGTTAAATACAAAGATTCAGCTACTTGAttgaacacattttaaatgtttatgtgtgtgtgtcaagttTTGAATTACCACTGGAGTGGGAACTGTAGTAAAACAAAACTCCACATGTTCAAAAACTTTTGTCTGGCGGTGTATATagacaatatactgtatatacttatatacttcTCATATATTTTACTATGGTACTCTAATACTGTTATAGAATTGTACATAATACTCTATTCTTTTTTGTTAAAtcttttacagtatatttttatatagtgtttatttatataagtgTATAATCTAGCTACAACTGAAACATTCATTCtatatgcttaaaaaaaatggtacattttcttCTCCACGTAATAGTGTTATTGATGTTAATACTAATATAACACCGATAACTACGATAATTATATTTCAATGCTGAAATATATTGACATATACAGTggtaatatttatgtatgttcTTGAATAATTCAGCTATTTTTAGcaattgaatctttttttttctgtttgc contains:
- the ela3l gene encoding elastase 3 like produces the protein MLPFVLASVLIAGALGCGVPPIQPLNTRVVNGVDAIPHSWPWQISLQYLRNDEWRHTCGGSLIATNWVMTAAHCINKQNTYRVYVGKYNLVEQEAGSKAMTPEKIIVHEKWNPIFVAFGFDVALIKLTEHVTLSDTVRLTCLPPAGTILPNNYPCYITGWGRTSTGGPIADRLQQALMPVVDHATCSKPDWWGPGLKDTLLCSGGDGIVAGCNGDSGGPLNCKNAQGVWEVHGIASFVSGLGCNYEKKPTVFTRVSAYNDWINQVMIDN